The following proteins come from a genomic window of Triticum aestivum cultivar Chinese Spring chromosome 6A, IWGSC CS RefSeq v2.1, whole genome shotgun sequence:
- the LOC123129403 gene encoding putative wall-associated receptor kinase-like 16, whose amino-acid sequence MVRAVCGLDNRTSDAMKPRILLWWEVLLPHNGSSSANVSSHPDFDGGDHQVTPRDQICKSKHSQCKSGNRGYTCQCNEGYDGNPYVDGGCKDVRSKYVRGLNVIIGLASGAGLILLVLIAYYISYKFKLQRAQMLKRKYFEQNRGQLLQQLVSQRADIAERMVITLEELKKATNNFDKARELGGGGHGTVYKGILSDLHVVAIKKPKMVVQREIDEFINEVAILSQINHRNVVKLYGCCLETEVPLLVYEFISNGTLYDHLHVEGPRSLSWDDRLRIATETAKSLAHLHSTALVPIIHRDIKPANILLDDTLTAKVADFGASRYIPLDKSGLTTMVQGTLGYLDPMYMHTWRLTEKSDVYSFGVMLIELMTRKKPFTYMASEGNGLVAHFATLFAEGNLSEILDPQVMSEGGNRIDEIAAIAVACVKLRGEERPTMRQVELRLEAAQSPEEFEANGDIVANSPLACGAGLTSRQYSMEEEYALSARYPR is encoded by the exons ATGGTCCGGGCAGTCTGTGGTCTGGACAATCGGACATCGGATGCCATGAAGCCTCGCATTCTTCTCTGGTGGGAGGTGTTGCTCCCGCATAATGGCTCATCATCAGCCAACGTGAGCTCACATCCGGACTTCGATGGCGGGGATCATCAGGTTACACCACGCGACCAGATCTGCAAGAGCAAGCACAGCCAGTGCAAAAGTGGGAACAGAGGCTATACGTGCCAGTGCAACGAGGGCTACGACGGCAACCCATACGTCGACGGCGGATGCAAAG ATGTCCGCTCCAAATACGTCAGAG GTTTAAACGTCATTATTGGACTTGCTAGTGGGGCGGGCCTCATACTTTTGGTCCTCATTGCATACTATATTTCCTACAAATTTAAGCTTCAAAGGGCACAAATGTTGAAACGGAAGTATTTCGAGCAAAACCGTGGGCAGTTGTTGCAACAGTTGGTATCTCAAAGAGCTGATATTGCAGAGAGAATGGTCATAACCTTGGAAGAGTTGAAGAAGGCAACAAATAATTTTGATAAAGCTCGTGAACTTGGTGGTGGTGGACATGGTACGGTCTATAAAGGGATTTTGTCGGACCTCCACGTCGTAGCCATCAAGAAACCAAAGATGGTTGTTCAAAGGGAGATTGATGAGTTTATTAATGAGGTTGCTATCCTATCACAAATCAACCATAGGAATGTAGTAAAACTATATGGCTGCTGCCTTGAAACAGAAGTCCCATTGCTGGTCTATGAGTTCATATCCAATGGAACTCTTTATGATCATCTTCATGTTGAAGGACCAAGATCATTGTCATGGGATGATAGGCTACGGATAGCAACTGAAACTGCCAAATCTCTTGCCCATCTTCACTCAACGGCTTTAGTGCCAATCATCCATAGAGATATCAAGCCTGCTAACATACTTTTGGATGATACTCTAACAGCAAAGGTAGCAGACTTTGGCGCTTCAAGGTACATTCCTTTGGACAAATCAGGGCTCACAACAATGGTGCAAGGTACACTAGGATATCTCGATCCGATGTACATGCACACATGGCGCCTCACGGAGAAAAGTGATGTTTATAGCTTTGGTGTTATGCTTATAGAGTTAATGACCAGAAAGAAACCATTTACCTATATGGCTTCCGAAGGCAATGGTCTTGTGGCACATTTTGCTACCTTATTTGCAGAAGGGAATTTGTCGGAGATATTAGATCCACAAGTTATGAGTGAAGGTGGCAACAGAATTGATGAAATCGCTGCAATTGCAGTAGCATGTGTTAAGTTAAGAGGGGAGGAACGGCCAACCATGAGACAAGTGGAGTTGAGACTGGAAGCTGCTCAATCACCTGAGGAATTTGAGGCAAATGGTGATATTGTAGCAAA